The Pseudomonas sp. DG56-2 genome contains a region encoding:
- the map gene encoding type I methionyl aminopeptidase, whose translation MTVTIKTAEDIEKMRVAGRLAAEVLEMIEEHVKPGITTEELDRLCHDYIVNVQKAIPAPLNYKGFPKSICTSVNHVVCHGIPGDKPLKDGDTLNIDVTVIKDGYHGDTSRMFHVGNVPVWAERLSQVTQECMYKAIELVKPGCRLGDIGEVIQKHAEKNGFSVVREFCGHGIGKVFHEEPQILHYGRAGTGMELKEGMTFTIEPMINQGRADTKVLGDGWTAITKDRKLSAQWEHTLVVTATGYEIFTLRKDDTIPRTSA comes from the coding sequence ATGACCGTCACCATTAAAACCGCCGAAGACATCGAAAAGATGCGCGTCGCCGGCCGCCTGGCCGCTGAAGTGCTGGAGATGATCGAGGAGCACGTCAAGCCTGGCATCACCACCGAAGAGCTCGACCGCCTGTGCCACGACTACATCGTCAACGTACAGAAGGCGATCCCGGCTCCGCTCAACTACAAAGGTTTCCCGAAGTCGATCTGCACCTCGGTCAACCATGTGGTGTGCCACGGCATCCCGGGCGACAAGCCCCTCAAGGACGGCGACACCCTGAACATCGACGTCACCGTCATCAAAGATGGCTACCACGGCGACACCAGCCGCATGTTCCATGTCGGCAACGTGCCGGTCTGGGCTGAGCGTCTGTCCCAGGTTACCCAGGAATGCATGTACAAGGCCATCGAGCTGGTCAAGCCGGGCTGCCGCCTGGGCGATATCGGCGAAGTGATCCAGAAACACGCCGAGAAGAACGGCTTCTCGGTGGTCCGCGAGTTCTGCGGCCACGGTATCGGTAAAGTGTTCCACGAAGAGCCGCAGATTCTGCACTATGGCCGCGCTGGCACTGGCATGGAACTCAAGGAAGGCATGACCTTCACTATCGAGCCAATGATCAACCAGGGCCGCGCCGACACCAAAGTGCTGGGTGACGGCTGGACTGCCATCACCAAGGACCGCAAACTTTCGGCCCAGTGGGAACACACGCTGGTGGTAACGGCGACTGGCTACGAAATCTTCACCCTGCGTAAAGACGACACCATTCCCCGCACGTCGGCCTGA
- a CDS encoding [protein-PII] uridylyltransferase codes for MPQVDPELFDRGQFQAELALKSSPIAAFKKAIRQAGEALDKRFREGREIRRLIEDRAWFVDNILQQAWNQFDWSDEADIALVAVGGYGRGELHPYSDIDLLILLDSADHEVFRDSIERFLTLLWDIGLEVGQSVRSVDECAEQARADLTVVTNLMESRTIAGPERLRQRMLEVTSTVNMWPSKEFFLAKRSEQKARHHKYNDTEYNLEPNVKGSPGGLRDIQTVLWIARRQYGTLNLHALADEGFLLESENALLASSQEFLWKVRYALHMLAGRAEDRLLFDHQRSIAALLGFTDDNPKRAIEQFMQQYYRVVMSIAELSDLIIQHFEEVILDDDSGNTQPLNARFRLHDGYIEAVRPNVFKRTPFAILEIFVLMAQHPEIKGARADTIRLLREHRHLIDDDFRNDIRNTSLFIELFKCEIGIHRNLRRMNRYGILGRYLPEFGLIIGQMQHDLFHIYTVDAHTLNLIKHLRKLQYTPVSEKFPLASKLMGRLPKPELIYLAGLYHDIGKGRQGDHSELGAVDAQAFCARHQLPAWDSRLIVWLVQNHLVMSTTAQRKDLSDPQVIHDFAQLVGDETHLDYLYVLTVADINATNPSLWNSWRASLLRQLYTETKRALRRGLENPLDREEQIRQTQSAALDILIREGTDPDDVEQLWAQLGDDYFLRHTAADVAWHSDAILQQPADGGPLVLIKETTQREFEGGTQIFIYAPDQHDFFAVTVAAMDQLNLNIHDARIITSSSQFTLDTYIVLDNDGGSIGDNPQRVKEIRDGLSDALRNPDDYPTIIKRRVPRQLKHFNFAPQVTIHNDAQRPVTILELSAPDRPGLLARIGKIFLEFDLSLQNAKIATLGERVEDVFFITDADNQPLSDPQLCSRLQDAIVEQLRVDMAAVAPISRLTI; via the coding sequence ATGCCCCAGGTGGATCCCGAGCTGTTCGACCGCGGCCAGTTCCAAGCGGAACTGGCCCTAAAGTCTAGCCCAATCGCAGCCTTCAAGAAGGCCATCCGCCAGGCTGGGGAAGCGCTGGACAAGCGCTTTCGCGAAGGCAGGGAGATCCGCCGACTGATCGAAGACCGCGCCTGGTTCGTCGATAACATCCTGCAGCAGGCATGGAACCAGTTCGATTGGAGCGATGAAGCCGATATTGCCCTGGTGGCAGTCGGGGGGTATGGACGGGGTGAATTACACCCCTACTCCGACATCGACCTGTTGATCCTGCTCGACAGTGCGGATCACGAGGTGTTTCGCGACTCTATCGAGCGCTTTCTGACCCTGCTCTGGGACATCGGCCTGGAAGTAGGGCAAAGCGTGCGCTCGGTCGATGAGTGCGCCGAGCAAGCGCGGGCCGACCTGACCGTCGTCACCAACTTAATGGAAAGCCGCACCATTGCTGGCCCCGAGCGCCTGCGCCAACGCATGCTCGAGGTGACCAGCACGGTCAATATGTGGCCGAGCAAGGAATTCTTCCTGGCCAAGCGTTCAGAGCAAAAGGCCCGGCACCACAAGTACAACGACACCGAATACAACCTGGAACCCAACGTCAAAGGCTCACCTGGCGGCCTGCGCGACATCCAGACCGTGTTGTGGATCGCCCGCCGCCAATACGGCACCCTCAACTTGCATGCCTTGGCAGATGAAGGCTTTTTGCTGGAGAGTGAGAACGCCCTGCTGGCCTCCTCCCAGGAATTCCTCTGGAAGGTTCGCTACGCCCTGCACATGCTCGCCGGGCGTGCCGAAGACCGGCTACTGTTCGATCACCAACGCAGTATCGCCGCCCTGCTTGGTTTTACCGATGACAACCCCAAGCGTGCCATCGAACAGTTCATGCAGCAGTACTATCGGGTGGTCATGAGCATTGCCGAGCTCAGCGACCTGATCATCCAGCACTTCGAAGAGGTCATCCTCGACGACGACAGCGGCAACACCCAGCCGCTGAACGCCCGTTTCAGGCTGCACGACGGTTATATCGAGGCGGTGCGACCGAACGTATTCAAGCGAACGCCCTTTGCCATCCTGGAGATTTTCGTGCTGATGGCGCAGCACCCCGAGATCAAGGGGGCACGCGCCGACACCATTCGCCTGTTGCGCGAACATCGGCACCTGATCGACGATGACTTTCGCAACGACATTCGTAATACCAGCTTGTTCATCGAGCTGTTCAAGTGCGAAATCGGTATCCATCGTAATCTGCGACGCATGAACCGCTACGGCATCCTCGGCCGCTACCTGCCAGAGTTCGGCCTGATTATCGGGCAGATGCAGCACGACCTGTTTCACATCTATACGGTCGATGCCCATACCCTGAACTTGATCAAGCACTTGCGCAAACTGCAGTACACCCCGGTGTCCGAGAAATTCCCGTTGGCCAGCAAACTCATGGGTCGCCTACCCAAGCCTGAACTGATCTACCTGGCCGGCTTGTACCATGACATCGGCAAGGGGCGTCAGGGCGATCACTCGGAGCTCGGCGCCGTGGATGCCCAGGCGTTCTGTGCACGCCACCAATTGCCCGCCTGGGACAGCCGCCTGATCGTCTGGCTGGTCCAGAATCACCTGGTGATGTCGACCACCGCCCAGCGCAAGGATTTGTCCGACCCGCAGGTTATCCACGACTTTGCCCAACTGGTAGGCGACGAAACTCACCTGGATTACCTCTACGTGCTGACCGTGGCCGATATAAACGCCACCAACCCCAGCTTATGGAACTCCTGGCGCGCCAGCCTGCTGCGCCAGCTCTACACCGAAACCAAGCGTGCCCTGCGCCGCGGCCTGGAAAACCCGCTGGATCGGGAAGAACAGATCCGCCAGACCCAGAGCGCAGCACTGGACATTCTGATTCGCGAAGGCACCGACCCCGACGACGTCGAACAGCTCTGGGCACAACTGGGCGATGACTACTTCTTGCGCCACACCGCGGCCGATGTGGCCTGGCACAGCGATGCGATCCTGCAGCAACCTGCCGACGGCGGTCCCTTGGTGCTGATCAAGGAAACCACCCAGCGAGAGTTTGAGGGTGGCACGCAGATATTCATCTATGCACCCGACCAGCACGATTTTTTCGCCGTGACCGTAGCGGCCATGGACCAGCTCAACCTGAACATCCATGATGCCCGCATCATCACCTCAAGCAGCCAGTTCACCCTCGACACCTACATCGTGCTCGATAACGATGGCGGCTCGATCGGTGACAACCCGCAGCGAGTGAAGGAAATCCGCGACGGCCTAAGCGATGCTCTACGCAATCCGGACGACTACCCGACCATCATCAAACGTCGGGTACCGCGTCAGCTCAAACACTTCAATTTCGCACCACAGGTCACTATTCACAACGACGCCCAGCGTCCGGTGACAATTCTCGAACTCAGCGCTCCCGACCGTCCAGGTCTACTGGCGCGAATCGGCAAGATCTTCCTGGAGTTCGACCTGTCGCTGCAAAACGCCAAGATTGCCACGCTCGGCGAACGGGTCGAAGACGTGTTCTTCATTACCGATGCCGACAACCAACCATTGTCCGATCCACAGCTGTGCAGCCGCCTTCAGGACGCCATTGTCGAACAACTGCGCGTCGATATGGCTGCTGTGGCACCGATTTCCCGCCTGACCATTTAA
- the dapC gene encoding succinyldiaminopimelate transaminase → MNSDLLQLQPYPFEKLRALLGSVQPAADKRAIALSIGEPKHESPAFVAQTLADSLQQMAVYPTTVGLPALRQAITRWCERRFGVPSGWLDADKHVLPVNGTREALFAFTQAVVNRSADGLVISPNPFYQIYEGAALLAGATPHYLPCLDSNGFNPDFDAVSAETWKRCQILFICSPGNPTGALVPMETLKKLIALADEHDFVIAADECYSELYFDEQTPPPGLLSACVELGRSDFKRCMVFHSLSKRSNLPGLRSGFVAGDAEIIKPFLLYRTYHGCAMPVQTQLASIAAWNDEAHVLANRDLYREKFDAVLEILAPVLDVQRPDGGFYLWAKVPGDDAEFCRDLFETQHVTVVPGSYLSREVQGVNPGAGRVRMALVAPLAECVEAAERIRAFLQK, encoded by the coding sequence ATGAACTCTGATTTGCTTCAGCTTCAGCCCTACCCGTTCGAGAAACTGCGCGCCTTGCTCGGCAGCGTCCAGCCTGCCGCCGACAAACGCGCCATCGCCTTGTCGATCGGTGAGCCCAAGCATGAGTCGCCAGCGTTCGTCGCCCAGACCTTGGCCGACAGCCTGCAACAGATGGCCGTTTACCCGACCACCGTAGGCCTGCCTGCATTGCGTCAGGCCATTACACGCTGGTGCGAACGTCGCTTTGGCGTACCAAGCGGCTGGCTGGATGCCGACAAACACGTGCTGCCGGTCAATGGCACCCGTGAAGCACTGTTTGCCTTCACCCAAGCGGTAGTCAATCGTAGCGCCGACGGCCTGGTCATCAGCCCCAATCCGTTCTACCAGATCTACGAAGGTGCAGCCCTGCTGGCGGGCGCCACCCCACATTATCTGCCGTGCCTGGACAGCAATGGTTTCAACCCCGACTTCGATGCCGTGTCAGCCGAAACCTGGAAGCGTTGCCAGATTCTGTTCATCTGCTCCCCCGGCAACCCCACTGGCGCCTTGGTGCCGATGGAAACCCTGAAGAAACTGATTGCCCTGGCTGACGAGCACGACTTCGTGATTGCCGCCGACGAGTGCTACAGCGAACTGTACTTCGACGAGCAAACCCCGCCGCCGGGTCTGCTCAGCGCCTGCGTTGAGTTGGGGCGTAGTGATTTCAAGCGCTGCATGGTGTTCCACAGCCTGTCCAAGCGCTCCAACCTACCGGGTCTGCGCTCGGGCTTTGTCGCCGGCGACGCCGAGATCATCAAGCCGTTCCTGCTGTATCGCACCTACCACGGCTGCGCCATGCCCGTACAAACCCAGCTGGCAAGCATTGCTGCCTGGAACGATGAAGCGCACGTACTGGCCAACCGCGACCTGTACCGTGAGAAGTTCGACGCCGTGCTGGAAATTCTGGCGCCTGTGCTCGACGTACAACGCCCGGATGGTGGCTTCTACCTATGGGCCAAGGTCCCTGGCGATGACGCCGAGTTCTGTCGTGACCTGTTCGAAACCCAGCACGTGACCGTCGTACCAGGCTCATACCTGTCGCGTGAAGTGCAGGGTGTCAATCCGGGGGCCGGGCGTGTGCGCATGGCGTTGGTTGCCCCGCTGGCCGAGTGTGTGGAAGCGGCCGAGCGGATCCGCGCATTCCTGCAGAAATAA
- a CDS encoding Na+/H+ antiporter, whose translation MQSAYTVLILLMLVSVSKLVGRVIPLPLPLVQIGAGALLAWPTLGLHVALDPELFLFLFLPPLLFADGWRMPKRDLWRLRGPILTLAVGLVLFTVVGAGYFIHWILPSIPLPVAFALAAVLSPTDAVAVSAITQDRLPTPLMHMLQGEALMNDATGLVTFKFALAAAITGAFSLAEASFTFVLVALGGLAIGVALSWLVGRLRAWMIARGWDDPATHVVFMLLLPFAAYVLAERLGASGILSAVAAGMMQSWLDLLPRQTSTRLLNRSVWSLLEFSFNGLIFLLLGLQLPDIIKAVTSHEASLWPTLLWRCLDVVAIFAVLLVLRFVWVQSIWRLIGMIRRWRGKEDLVLVPNARSCWLLTIGGVRGAVTLAGVMSVPLLISAGKAFPERDLLIFIAAGVILLSLVSACVALPLLLRGVAKSPDDTLRQEAKDAWRRTAEAAIHALEAEDLVEPGAPQDAAQSALAAELKARLMAEYRHQLDSYNDSAEAQALAEQMDLLERRLRLRALRAQRLELYKLHRDHQIGDDVVREVLGELDMSEANLGAVK comes from the coding sequence ATGCAATCAGCCTACACCGTTCTCATCCTGCTGATGCTGGTGAGTGTCTCCAAACTTGTCGGCCGAGTGATCCCGTTGCCGTTGCCGCTGGTGCAGATCGGCGCTGGCGCATTACTTGCCTGGCCGACACTCGGCTTGCATGTGGCGCTTGACCCTGAACTGTTCCTCTTTCTGTTCTTGCCGCCCTTGCTCTTCGCTGACGGTTGGCGCATGCCCAAGCGTGATCTCTGGCGTCTGCGCGGTCCGATCCTGACGCTGGCTGTGGGTCTGGTGCTGTTCACGGTCGTCGGAGCTGGCTACTTCATTCACTGGATTCTACCGAGCATTCCTTTGCCAGTGGCTTTTGCCTTGGCCGCAGTGTTGTCACCAACCGATGCTGTGGCGGTATCGGCCATTACCCAGGACCGTCTGCCAACGCCCTTGATGCATATGCTCCAGGGCGAAGCGCTCATGAACGATGCAACGGGCCTGGTGACTTTCAAGTTTGCCTTGGCGGCTGCCATCACTGGAGCGTTCTCTCTGGCCGAAGCCAGCTTCACCTTTGTTCTGGTTGCACTCGGTGGGCTGGCCATTGGTGTGGCGTTGAGTTGGTTGGTTGGGCGCCTGCGCGCCTGGATGATCGCCCGGGGCTGGGATGACCCAGCGACCCACGTAGTGTTCATGCTGTTGCTGCCGTTTGCCGCCTATGTACTTGCCGAACGCCTGGGGGCTTCAGGGATTCTCTCGGCGGTGGCGGCGGGCATGATGCAGAGCTGGCTCGACCTGTTACCTCGGCAGACCAGCACCCGCTTGCTCAATCGTAGTGTCTGGTCGCTGTTGGAGTTCAGTTTCAATGGCCTGATCTTCCTGTTGTTGGGCTTGCAACTGCCAGACATCATCAAAGCTGTGACCAGTCACGAAGCGTCCTTGTGGCCAACCTTGCTATGGCGTTGTCTGGACGTGGTAGCGATCTTTGCGGTGTTGCTGGTCCTGCGTTTTGTCTGGGTACAAAGCATCTGGCGCTTGATTGGGATGATCCGTCGCTGGCGCGGCAAGGAAGATCTGGTGCTGGTGCCCAATGCCCGCTCCTGCTGGTTGCTGACCATCGGTGGAGTACGTGGCGCGGTGACCTTGGCCGGTGTTATGTCGGTGCCGCTGTTGATCAGTGCGGGCAAGGCTTTTCCGGAGCGAGACCTGCTGATCTTCATTGCTGCCGGGGTCATTCTGTTGTCGCTGGTTTCGGCTTGCGTAGCGTTGCCGCTGTTGCTGCGTGGCGTGGCGAAGAGCCCCGATGACACCTTGCGCCAGGAGGCTAAGGACGCTTGGCGGCGCACAGCAGAGGCGGCCATCCATGCGCTCGAAGCCGAAGACCTGGTTGAGCCGGGTGCGCCTCAGGACGCCGCGCAGTCTGCATTGGCGGCGGAGTTGAAGGCGAGGTTGATGGCCGAATACCGCCATCAGTTGGACAGCTACAACGACAGTGCCGAAGCCCAGGCGCTGGCCGAGCAGATGGACTTGTTGGAGCGGCGTCTGCGTCTGCGTGCGCTGCGTGCCCAGCGACTGGAACTGTACAAGCTGCACCGTGATCATCAGATAGGCGACGACGTAGTACGGGAGGTGTTGGGGGAGCTCGACATGAGTGAGGCGAACCTGGGCGCGGTGAAATAG
- a CDS encoding ArsC family reductase: MTKRDTPLHLYGIKACDTMKKARTWLEDKGLDYDFHDYKTQGIDRESLTRWCTEHGWETVLNRAGTTFRKLEDAQKADLDQNKAIELMLAQPSMIKRPVLDLGERTLVGFKPDLYAAALQ, encoded by the coding sequence ATGACCAAACGCGACACGCCATTGCACCTTTATGGAATCAAGGCCTGCGACACCATGAAGAAAGCCCGTACCTGGCTGGAAGACAAAGGCCTGGATTACGACTTTCACGATTACAAGACCCAAGGCATCGACCGTGAGAGCCTGACCCGCTGGTGCACCGAGCACGGCTGGGAGACAGTCCTCAATCGTGCCGGCACGACCTTCCGCAAGCTTGAAGACGCCCAGAAGGCCGACCTCGACCAGAACAAAGCCATCGAACTGATGCTAGCCCAACCGTCGATGATCAAGCGCCCGGTGCTCGACCTTGGCGAACGGACCCTTGTCGGTTTCAAGCCAGACCTGTACGCGGCCGCCCTCCAGTAA
- the dapD gene encoding 2,3,4,5-tetrahydropyridine-2,6-dicarboxylate N-succinyltransferase, whose translation MSTTLFSLAFGVGTQNRQGAWLEVFYAQPLINPSAELVAAITPVLGYEGGNQAIAFSNTQAAQLADALKGVDAAQAALLTRLAESNKPLVATVLAEDAALTSTPEAYLKLHLLSHRLVKPHGLSLAGIFPLLPNVAWTSQGAVDLAELAGQQLEARLKGELLEVFSVDKFPKMTDYVVPAGVRIADSARVRLGAYIGEGTTIMHEGFVNFNAGTEGPGMIEGRVSAGVFVGKGSDLGGGCSTMGTLSGGGNIVIKVGEGCLIGANAGIGIPLGDRNTVEAGLYITAGTKVNLLDENNQLVKVVKARDLAGQTDLLFRRNSLNGAVECKTHKSAIELNEALHAHN comes from the coding sequence ATGTCCACTACTCTGTTCAGCCTGGCCTTCGGTGTCGGCACCCAGAACCGTCAAGGCGCCTGGCTGGAAGTCTTCTACGCTCAACCACTGATCAACCCGAGCGCCGAACTGGTCGCCGCGATCACCCCAGTGCTGGGCTATGAAGGCGGCAACCAGGCCATCGCCTTCAGCAACACCCAGGCGGCACAGCTGGCTGACGCCCTCAAGGGTGTCGACGCTGCCCAGGCGGCTCTCCTGACCCGCCTAGCCGAAAGCAACAAACCCCTGGTCGCCACGGTACTGGCAGAAGACGCTGCCTTGACCTCGACACCAGAGGCGTACCTGAAGCTGCATCTGCTTTCGCATCGCCTGGTCAAACCCCACGGCCTGAGCCTGGCGGGCATCTTCCCGCTGCTGCCGAACGTGGCCTGGACCAGCCAGGGCGCCGTCGACTTGGCCGAACTGGCCGGACAACAACTGGAAGCGCGCCTCAAAGGCGAGCTGCTGGAAGTATTCTCGGTAGACAAGTTCCCGAAAATGACCGACTACGTCGTGCCGGCCGGCGTTCGTATCGCCGACAGCGCCCGCGTGCGCCTGGGCGCCTACATCGGCGAAGGCACCACCATCATGCACGAAGGTTTCGTCAACTTTAACGCCGGCACCGAAGGCCCTGGCATGATCGAAGGCCGCGTCTCGGCTGGCGTATTCGTCGGCAAGGGTTCGGACCTCGGCGGCGGTTGCTCGACCATGGGCACCCTGTCGGGCGGCGGCAACATTGTGATCAAGGTCGGCGAAGGCTGCCTGATCGGCGCAAACGCCGGTATCGGCATTCCGCTGGGCGACCGCAATACCGTTGAAGCCGGTCTGTACATCACTGCCGGTACCAAGGTGAACCTGCTGGACGAGAACAACCAACTGGTCAAGGTCGTCAAGGCCCGTGATCTGGCTGGCCAGACCGACCTTCTGTTCCGTCGTAACTCGCTGAACGGCGCCGTGGAGTGCAAAACTCACAAGTCGGCGATCGAGCTGAACGAAGCGCTGCACGCTCACAACTAA
- a CDS encoding aminotransferase class V-fold PLP-dependent enzyme yields the protein MFQPSPWRADFPAIAALQRQHQTYLDNAATTQKPQILLDALSHYYGHGAANVHRAQHLPGALATQAFERSREKVAGWLNASDAQQIVFTHGATSALNLLAYGLESGFESGDEIAISALEHHANLLPWQQLAHRRGLKLVVLPLDSRGLIDLEAALQLIGPRTRLLAVSQLSNVLGAWQPLAPLLAHARAQGTLTVVDGAQGVVHARQDVQQLGCDFYVFSSHKLYGPDGVGVLYGRSEALARLKHWQYGGEMVHVADYQSASFRTAPLGFEAGTPPIAGVIGLGASLDYLTGLDANAVCAHEASLHRSLLRGLNDREGIRLLGQPQLALASFVIEGVHNADLAHMLTEQGIAVRAGHHCAMPLLKSLGLDGAIRVSLALYNDSDDLQRFFEALDQALELLR from the coding sequence ATGTTCCAGCCTTCCCCGTGGCGCGCTGATTTTCCAGCCATCGCCGCTCTGCAGCGCCAGCACCAGACCTACCTGGACAACGCTGCTACCACGCAAAAACCGCAAATTCTGCTCGATGCCTTGAGCCATTATTACGGTCATGGTGCTGCCAATGTGCATCGTGCCCAACACCTTCCTGGCGCTCTCGCTACTCAGGCGTTTGAACGAAGCCGGGAGAAAGTTGCAGGTTGGCTGAATGCCAGCGATGCACAACAAATCGTTTTCACCCACGGCGCCACATCAGCGTTGAACTTGCTGGCCTACGGCCTGGAAAGTGGGTTTGAAAGCGGGGATGAAATCGCCATCAGTGCGCTGGAACACCATGCCAACCTGTTGCCGTGGCAACAATTGGCCCATCGCCGTGGCCTCAAGCTGGTAGTTCTGCCCTTGGACAGCCGCGGTCTGATTGATCTTGAGGCTGCACTGCAATTGATTGGCCCGCGCACCCGACTGTTGGCAGTCAGCCAACTGTCCAACGTGCTCGGCGCCTGGCAGCCACTTGCCCCGCTGTTGGCTCACGCCCGCGCGCAAGGGACGCTGACCGTCGTCGACGGCGCCCAGGGGGTGGTCCATGCTCGCCAGGATGTACAACAGCTCGGTTGCGATTTCTATGTATTCTCCAGCCACAAACTCTACGGTCCGGACGGGGTTGGCGTGCTCTACGGCCGCAGCGAGGCGCTGGCCCGCCTGAAACATTGGCAGTACGGTGGCGAGATGGTCCATGTGGCCGACTACCAGAGCGCCAGCTTCCGCACGGCGCCTCTCGGCTTCGAAGCCGGCACGCCGCCAATTGCCGGCGTCATCGGCCTGGGCGCCAGCCTGGACTACCTTACAGGGCTCGATGCCAATGCGGTTTGCGCGCACGAAGCCAGCCTGCACCGCAGTCTTTTGCGCGGATTGAATGATCGCGAAGGCATCCGTCTGTTGGGTCAACCACAGTTGGCATTGGCCAGCTTCGTCATCGAAGGTGTACACAACGCCGACCTTGCACACATGCTGACCGAACAGGGGATCGCCGTACGCGCAGGGCACCACTGCGCCATGCCGCTGCTCAAGTCCCTGGGCCTGGACGGCGCGATTCGGGTGTCGCTGGCCTTGTACAACGACTCAGACGACCTACAGCGCTTCTTCGAGGCACTGGATCAAGCTCTGGAGCTGCTGCGATGA
- a CDS encoding SufE family protein, with product MNLSESAQNALLSFEQAAGWEQRARLLMQWGERLAPLSDAQKSEANRVHGCESQVWLVAEQEDGIWRFKGASDARIIRGLLALLLVRVEGLTSAELQQLDLPGWFNQLGLGRQLSPSRSNGLNAVLQRMAQLAAGNLA from the coding sequence ATGAACCTGTCCGAGAGTGCCCAGAACGCGTTGCTCAGCTTCGAGCAAGCGGCTGGCTGGGAGCAGCGCGCGCGCTTGCTGATGCAATGGGGTGAGCGCCTGGCGCCATTGAGCGATGCGCAAAAATCGGAAGCCAACCGGGTTCATGGCTGTGAAAGCCAGGTCTGGCTGGTTGCCGAGCAGGAAGATGGGATTTGGCGCTTCAAAGGTGCCAGCGATGCCCGAATCATCCGCGGTCTACTGGCGCTGCTGCTGGTACGAGTAGAAGGGTTGACCAGTGCCGAGCTGCAACAACTCGATCTGCCCGGCTGGTTCAATCAGCTAGGACTCGGTCGCCAGCTTTCCCCTTCGCGCAGCAACGGTCTGAATGCCGTGTTGCAGCGTATGGCTCAGCTTGCCGCTGGCAACTTAGCCTGA
- the tcdA gene encoding tRNA cyclic N6-threonylcarbamoyladenosine(37) synthase TcdA — MSTDDPRFAGVARLYGDNGLQRLREAHVAIVGIGGVGSWAAEAMARSGVGEISLFDLDDVCVSNTNRQLHALEGSIGRAKAEVMAERLRAINPACKVHAVVDFVTKETLPEYIGEHIDCVIDCIDSVMAKAALIGWCKRHKVTIISTGGAGGQIDPTQIRVADLNKTFNDPLASRVRSTLRRDYGFSRTVTRNYSVPCVFSTEQLRYPKGDGSVCLQKSFVGEGVKLDCSGGFGAVMMVTATFGMVAASKAVEKLVAGARRPSERQAKLPAAS; from the coding sequence ATGAGTACAGATGATCCACGCTTTGCCGGTGTTGCCCGGTTATACGGTGACAACGGCCTACAGCGCCTGCGCGAGGCCCATGTGGCTATCGTCGGTATCGGCGGTGTTGGCTCCTGGGCAGCTGAAGCCATGGCGCGAAGCGGTGTGGGGGAAATATCGCTGTTCGACCTCGATGATGTTTGCGTCAGCAACACCAATCGTCAGTTGCATGCCCTGGAAGGCAGCATTGGTCGCGCCAAGGCTGAAGTCATGGCTGAGCGTCTGCGCGCCATCAACCCTGCGTGCAAGGTGCATGCGGTGGTTGATTTCGTGACCAAGGAAACGCTTCCTGAATATATCGGCGAGCACATCGACTGCGTGATCGACTGTATCGATAGTGTCATGGCCAAGGCGGCGCTCATCGGTTGGTGCAAGCGCCACAAGGTCACCATTATCAGCACCGGTGGTGCCGGAGGGCAGATTGATCCTACCCAGATCCGCGTTGCCGACCTGAACAAGACCTTCAACGACCCGCTGGCCTCGCGAGTGCGTTCAACCTTGCGTCGCGACTATGGCTTTTCGCGCACGGTCACCCGCAACTACAGCGTACCCTGTGTGTTCTCCACCGAGCAGCTGCGCTACCCCAAGGGGGATGGCAGCGTGTGTCTGCAGAAGAGTTTTGTCGGTGAAGGCGTCAAGCTTGATTGTTCAGGCGGTTTTGGTGCCGTGATGATGGTCACGGCGACGTTCGGCATGGTTGCCGCCAGCAAGGCGGTGGAAAAACTGGTAGCGGGTGCGCGTCGCCCAAGTGAGCGTCAGGCTAAGTTGCCAGCGGCAAGCTGA